From the genome of Thunnus thynnus chromosome 1, fThuThy2.1, whole genome shotgun sequence, one region includes:
- the pole3 gene encoding DNA polymerase epsilon subunit 3, whose protein sequence is MAERPEDLNLPNAVITRIIKEALPDGVNVSKEARRAISQAASVFVLYATSCANNFAMKAKRKTLNAGDVLAAMEEMEFERFLEPLREALEVYKKGQKGKKEVSEQKRKDKEKKTDSENDKSREEEEEEEERMEEEPEAENEAEEEEVEN, encoded by the exons ATGGCAGAAAGACCAGAAGACCTGAACCTTCCCAACGCGGTCATCACCCGCATCATCAAGGAGGCG CTCCCAGATGGGGTGAATGTGTCAAAAGAGGCAAGGAGAGCCATATCCCAAGCTGCCAGCGTGTTTGTGTTGTATGCAACGTCCTG TGCAAACAACTTTGCCATGAAAGCCAAAAGAAAAACTCTGAACGCAGGAGACGTCTTGGCTGCGATGGAGGAAATGGAGTTTGAACGATTCCTGGAGCCTCTGAGAGAAGCTTTAGAAG TGTACAAGAAGGGCCAGAAGGGAAAGAAGGAGGTGTCGGAGCAGAAGCGCAAagataaagagaagaagacCGACTCTGAGAACGAtaagagcagggaggaggaagaggaggaggaggaacgcATGGAGGAGGAGCCCGAAGCGGAGAACgaagcggaggaggaggaggtggagaactGA
- the rpl12 gene encoding 60S ribosomal protein L12 isoform X2 — protein sequence MRCTGGEVGATSALAPKIGPLGLSPKKVGDDIAKATGDWKGLRITVKLTIQNRQATVEVVPSASALIIKALKEPPRDRKKVKNIKHSGSVTFDEIVGIARIMRPRSIARELSGTIKEILGTAQSVGCTIDGRPPHDVIDDINSGKVECPSD from the exons ATGAGGTGCACAGGAGGAGAAGTTGGCGCCACCTCAGCTCTGGCCCCCAAAATCGGACCTCTGGGTCTG TCTCCCAAGAAAGTTGGTGACGACATTGCCAAGGCCACCGGTGACTGGAAGGGCCTGAGGATCACTGTGAAGCTGACCATCCAGAACAGACAGGCAACG GTTGAGGTGGTTCCCTCTGCGTCTGCTCTGATCATCAAGGCTCTGAAGGAGCCTCCTCGTGACAGGAAGAAGGTCAAGAACA TCAAGCACAGCGGAAGCGTGACCTTCGACGAGATTGTTGGCATCGCCCGCATCATGAGGCCTCGCTCCATCGCCAGGGAGCTGTCCG gAACCATCAAGGAGATTCTGGGTACCGCTCAGTCTGTCGGCTGCACCATCGATGGCCGTCCTCCCCACGATGTCATCGATGACATCAACAGCGGCAAAGTCGAGTGCCCATCTGACTAA
- the rpl12 gene encoding 60S ribosomal protein L12 isoform X1, whose translation MPPKFDPNEIKVVYMRCTGGEVGATSALAPKIGPLGLSPKKVGDDIAKATGDWKGLRITVKLTIQNRQATVEVVPSASALIIKALKEPPRDRKKVKNIKHSGSVTFDEIVGIARIMRPRSIARELSGTIKEILGTAQSVGCTIDGRPPHDVIDDINSGKVECPSD comes from the exons TGTACATGAGGTGCACAGGAGGAGAAGTTGGCGCCACCTCAGCTCTGGCCCCCAAAATCGGACCTCTGGGTCTG TCTCCCAAGAAAGTTGGTGACGACATTGCCAAGGCCACCGGTGACTGGAAGGGCCTGAGGATCACTGTGAAGCTGACCATCCAGAACAGACAGGCAACG GTTGAGGTGGTTCCCTCTGCGTCTGCTCTGATCATCAAGGCTCTGAAGGAGCCTCCTCGTGACAGGAAGAAGGTCAAGAACA TCAAGCACAGCGGAAGCGTGACCTTCGACGAGATTGTTGGCATCGCCCGCATCATGAGGCCTCGCTCCATCGCCAGGGAGCTGTCCG gAACCATCAAGGAGATTCTGGGTACCGCTCAGTCTGTCGGCTGCACCATCGATGGCCGTCCTCCCCACGATGTCATCGATGACATCAACAGCGGCAAAGTCGAGTGCCCATCTGACTAA